The following coding sequences are from one Reyranella humidisoli window:
- a CDS encoding GMC family oxidoreductase, whose translation MAEYDYIIVGAGSAGGTLAARLTEIPTNKVLLLEAGAASHPYSRMPLSFGLLIDNPAANWLYQSEPEPNTANRVIPVPRGKVLGGSSSINGLVWVRGQPLDFDTWAQMGCRGWSWRDVAPLFTRMENFVDGDGSNGRGTDGPLKVSTVPDQNPLYDALFAASKAAGFKTNPDYNSEDQEGVVKTQTSIYKGRRMSVAHCYIEPAMKRPNLHVVTNAHTLRVLLDGKRCIGVEYEKDGKTVQARAKETILSAGGVASPQILELSGIGQPELLKKHGIEVKHELKAVGENFRDHINARIIWRLKVANVSYNHMARGIGAVTQMMKYLATGGGFMSLPSAPLLGFLKTRPELETPDVQMHLVPYSIKDPKTRKLQDFPSMTIACYQLRPESLGSIHIRSADPKAHPSIRFNFLADRIDQDAMTAGFRMMRRIVDAKPMDAYRDEEFSPGPSVQSDEEILTWIRNNSQTAYHPIGTCRMGPEGQNTVVDDKLRVHGIQGLRIADASIFPTMPSGNTNAPSIMVGEKMADILKGAA comes from the coding sequence TGCCACTGTCCTTCGGCCTGCTGATCGACAACCCCGCCGCCAACTGGCTCTACCAGTCCGAACCGGAACCAAATACCGCGAACCGGGTGATCCCGGTGCCGCGCGGCAAGGTCCTGGGTGGATCGAGCTCGATCAATGGACTGGTCTGGGTGCGCGGCCAGCCGCTCGACTTCGACACCTGGGCACAGATGGGCTGCCGCGGCTGGAGCTGGCGTGACGTCGCCCCGCTCTTCACCCGCATGGAGAACTTCGTCGACGGCGACGGCTCGAACGGCCGTGGCACCGACGGGCCGCTCAAGGTCTCGACCGTGCCCGACCAGAACCCGCTCTACGACGCGCTGTTCGCAGCGTCGAAGGCCGCCGGCTTCAAGACCAACCCGGACTACAACAGCGAGGATCAGGAAGGCGTCGTGAAGACGCAGACCTCGATCTACAAGGGCCGGCGCATGAGCGTGGCGCATTGCTACATCGAACCGGCAATGAAACGGCCCAACCTGCACGTCGTCACCAACGCCCACACGCTGCGAGTCCTGCTCGACGGCAAGCGCTGCATCGGCGTCGAGTACGAGAAGGACGGCAAGACGGTGCAGGCCCGCGCCAAAGAGACGATCCTGTCGGCCGGCGGTGTCGCCAGCCCGCAGATCCTCGAGCTCTCGGGCATCGGTCAACCGGAACTGCTTAAGAAGCACGGCATCGAGGTGAAGCACGAGCTGAAAGCGGTCGGCGAGAACTTCCGCGACCATATCAACGCCCGCATCATCTGGCGCCTGAAAGTGGCCAACGTCTCCTACAACCACATGGCGCGCGGCATCGGCGCCGTGACGCAGATGATGAAATACCTCGCCACCGGCGGCGGATTCATGAGCCTGCCGTCGGCGCCGCTGCTCGGCTTCCTGAAGACCCGGCCCGAACTCGAGACGCCCGACGTGCAGATGCATCTCGTGCCCTACTCGATCAAGGACCCGAAGACCCGCAAGCTGCAGGACTTCCCGTCGATGACGATCGCCTGCTACCAGCTGCGGCCCGAGAGCCTGGGCTCGATCCACATCCGCTCGGCCGATCCCAAGGCGCATCCGTCGATCCGCTTCAACTTCCTTGCCGACAGGATCGACCAGGATGCGATGACCGCCGGCTTCCGCATGATGCGCAGGATCGTCGACGCCAAGCCGATGGACGCCTATCGCGACGAGGAGTTCTCGCCCGGCCCGTCGGTGCAGTCCGACGAGGAGATCCTGACGTGGATCCGCAACAACTCGCAGACCGCCTATCACCCGATCGGCACCTGCCGCATGGGCCCCGAGGGCCAGAACACCGTGGTCGACGACAAGCTCAGGGTCCACGGCATCCAGGGCCTGCGAATCGCCGACGCCTCGATCTTCCCCACCATGCCCTCGGGCAACACCAATGCCCCGTCGATCATGGTCGGCGAGAAGATGGCGGATATCCTGAAGGGCGCGGCTTAA
- a CDS encoding PaaI family thioesterase, with product MSNKSEPAVIDVAALARRDEFCTSLGIQFVEASLGRAVTRVTIEQRHLNFNGVGHGGLTFTLADAAFGFACNSQGVVSGSIDAHILYSVAVRLGDVLTATAVEISRSSKASNYRIDVVRADDKLVAAMTGTALISGKPVVV from the coding sequence ATGAGCAACAAGTCCGAACCGGCCGTGATCGACGTCGCGGCGCTGGCCCGCCGTGACGAATTCTGCACGAGTCTCGGCATCCAGTTCGTCGAGGCCTCGCTCGGCCGCGCCGTGACTCGCGTGACGATCGAGCAGCGCCATCTCAACTTCAACGGCGTCGGTCACGGCGGCCTGACCTTCACCCTGGCGGATGCCGCCTTCGGCTTCGCCTGCAACTCGCAGGGCGTCGTCTCGGGCAGCATCGACGCCCACATCCTCTACAGCGTGGCGGTGCGACTGGGCGATGTGCTGACCGCCACAGCGGTCGAAATCTCGCGCTCCAGCAAGGCCTCGAACTATCGCATCGACGTCGTCCGCGCCGACGACAAGCTCGTCGCCGCGATGACCGGTACCGCCCTGATCAGCGGCAAGCCGGTGGTGGTCTAA
- a CDS encoding indolepyruvate oxidoreductase subunit beta family protein: MKPLTILIGALGGDGGGVLCDWIVAAAQSQGLGVQATQIPGVAQRTGATTYYLEVMPAGARISATSVLALNPAMGEVDVALATELLEAGRMIFNGFVTPDRTTLIASTHRVLAIGERMAMGDGSFDVGRLLRAVKERSRAQILFDMDQAAEESGGVINAVLLGALAGSGKLPIPDGAFEAAIRHSGKSIDTNLAAFAFGRGHARGELEQAVREHRKRQTAVQGAEDLIERARRTLPVASLDIVEEGIRRLTSYQDRRYATLYLDRLDTIHALGSGELLREVARHLAVRMSFEDVIRVAQAKTSAERMMRVRAEVRAKDHEPLAITEHFKPGIEEIAAVLPPSIAKRLLGWGERTGRLGKTYFSMQVRTTTILGFARLRLVAGLRWWRPRTSRYVAEQTEIERWLGQIRAASPLGIDLAREIAESARLIKGYGDTHKRGLGNYRRIADEVIAPALAGRLTPRAAADAVANARVAALADPEGESLSRTLTAIAGATSPLKQAAE; this comes from the coding sequence ATGAAGCCTCTCACCATCCTAATCGGCGCACTTGGCGGCGATGGCGGCGGCGTGCTCTGCGACTGGATCGTGGCCGCAGCGCAGAGCCAGGGATTGGGGGTGCAGGCGACGCAGATTCCGGGTGTGGCGCAGCGCACGGGCGCCACCACCTACTACCTGGAAGTGATGCCGGCCGGCGCCCGGATATCCGCCACCTCCGTGCTGGCGCTGAACCCGGCGATGGGTGAGGTCGACGTCGCGCTGGCGACCGAGCTGCTGGAAGCCGGCCGCATGATCTTCAACGGCTTCGTGACGCCCGACCGCACCACGCTGATCGCCTCGACGCACCGCGTACTGGCAATCGGCGAGCGCATGGCGATGGGCGACGGCAGCTTCGATGTCGGCCGGCTACTCCGCGCCGTGAAGGAACGCAGCCGCGCGCAGATCCTGTTCGACATGGACCAGGCTGCCGAGGAATCCGGCGGTGTCATCAACGCCGTCCTGCTGGGCGCGCTGGCCGGATCGGGGAAGCTGCCGATCCCCGACGGCGCGTTCGAGGCCGCGATCCGCCATTCCGGAAAGTCGATTGACACCAACCTTGCTGCCTTCGCCTTCGGGCGCGGCCATGCGCGTGGCGAGCTGGAGCAGGCCGTGCGCGAGCATCGCAAGCGGCAGACGGCGGTGCAGGGAGCCGAGGATCTGATCGAGCGCGCGCGGCGCACCCTCCCGGTTGCCAGCCTCGATATCGTTGAGGAGGGCATCCGGCGGCTCACGAGTTACCAGGACCGGCGCTACGCGACACTCTATCTCGACCGTCTCGACACGATCCATGCGCTTGGCTCGGGCGAGCTGCTGCGGGAAGTGGCGCGCCATCTCGCGGTGCGCATGTCCTTCGAGGACGTGATCCGCGTCGCCCAGGCCAAGACTTCGGCCGAGCGGATGATGCGCGTGCGGGCAGAAGTCCGCGCCAAGGATCACGAGCCGCTGGCGATCACCGAGCATTTCAAGCCCGGTATCGAGGAGATCGCCGCCGTGCTGCCGCCGTCGATAGCGAAGCGCCTGCTGGGCTGGGGCGAGCGGACGGGGCGCCTCGGCAAGACCTACTTCTCCATGCAAGTGCGCACGACGACGATCCTGGGCTTCGCGCGGCTACGCCTCGTGGCCGGCCTGCGCTGGTGGCGGCCACGTACCTCGCGCTACGTCGCGGAGCAGACCGAGATCGAGCGCTGGCTCGGCCAGATCCGTGCCGCATCGCCGCTCGGCATCGACCTCGCCCGCGAGATCGCGGAATCGGCGCGCCTCATCAAGGGCTATGGCGACACCCACAAGCGCGGCCTCGGCAATTATCGCCGCATCGCCGACGAGGTGATCGCGCCGGCCCTGGCGGGCCGCCTGACGCCGCGTGCCGCGGCCGATGCCGTCGCCAACGCGCGGGTAGCGGCGCTGGCCGATCCCGAAGGCGAATCGCTGTCCCGAACGCTGACCGCCATCGCAGGCGCAACATCGCCGCTCAAGCAGGCCGCGGAATGA